The DNA region GATGCTCTTCAGGAGATGAAAAATTTTCCTGATGAATGTTTTGACTTGGCTGTTACTTCACCGCCGTACAACCTGAAAAACTCAACGGGAAACGGAATGAAGAACGGCACGGGCGGAAAATGGGCAGGAGCTGCGTTAGTAAACGGTTATGCAACTTATGATGACAATATGCCGTATGATAAATATTGCGAGTGGCAGAGAAATTGTCTTGCGGAAATGATGAGACTCATTAAGCCTGACGGAGCTATATTCTACAATCACAAGTGGCGTGTTCAGGGGGGACTCATACAGGACAGACGCGAAATAATTTCCGATTTCCCAGTGAGGCAGATAATAATCTGGAAACGCAAAGGGGGAATCAATTTCAACCCGGGCTACTTCCTCCCAACGTATGAAGTGATATACATGATAGCCAAGCCGGGCTTCAGGCTCGCGGACAAAGCAAACAGGCTCGGCGATGTCTGGGAGTTCCCGCAGGAAATGAAGAACAAGCACCCCGCGCCTTTTCCTGTTGCGCTCATCGAACGGATAATATCAAGCACGAACGCAAAAATAATTCTCGATCCCTTCATGGGAAGCGGCACTACAGCAGTAGCAGCTAAGAATCTCGGACGGGATTTTGTCGGCATAGAAATATCATCGGAATACTGCGAGATGTCAAAGGAGAGACTTGCATTATGTCAAACATCAGAAAATACACAAAGTCAACAATTATTGCTGCTCTGAAAGAAATACGTTCGCGGGGCTGGCTAAAGAGTCGCAGGAACGTTCACAATGACGGCGCAATAGGCAATACGCTTGAAGATCTGCTCGGCATAACGGAGAATAATTTACCGCTTCCGAATGCTGCTGAATGGGAGTTGAAGACGCAGAGAAGAAATACTACCGCATTGCTTACGCTGTTTCACCTTGAGCCATCACCGCGAGCACTTCACATAGCGGATTACCTTCTGGAAAATTTCGGCTGGCCTCACAAGCTCGCAGGGACAAAATACCCGGAAGGTGAAAAAAGTTTCCGGCAGACTCTCAGCTACAGAAATCCCACAAGCAGGGGCTTCTTTGTTGACATTGACGCAGACAATCAAAGAGTCATTGTGAGTTTTAATCCTTCAAGCATAGGCGGTGAGCTTTCAGACTGGCGGGGCTCCCTTCCACAATACGATAAAGACTACGTGCCTTACTGGGGATTTAATGACCTTTATCACAAAGCGGGCGTGAAACTCGGAAATTGCTTTTATGTTATCGCTGACGTTAAAGAGGACGGCGGAGAATATTTTTACAGATACTCGGACATAATGCAGCTGCAGGGATTTTCCCTCGATAATTTTCTGCGCGGTATAACGGAAGGCAACATACTCATAGATTTTGACGCACGCACAGGCCACAATCACGGCACGAAATTCCGAATCAGGCAGAACGCAATACCATCGCTGTATAACATAGTCCGCGATATTTAGTACTTCATGCTCTCACATGGCCGACCCCGGCAGGGTAGCGCAAGCAACGAAGAATTGACGCATTCAATTTTTGCGCTATGATTTTTCCATCCCACATGAAGAGAGATTACACAGACCATGCAATTAATCACAAGCCATCTCAATACGGATTTTGACTCACTGGCCAGCATGATAGCGATACAGAAATTATACCCGGAGGCCGTAATCTGTCCGCCCGGCTCATTCTCGCGGAAGGTTCGCGACTTCATGGCAAAGCAGGGACTCCCATTCGCCTCCCGTCTCACAAAGCCCAAGAAAATTCCCCTCGATGAGGTTACATTGATGGTAGTTGTTGACACCCGCGCACGCTCCCGCATTGGCCCGTTTGCGGCTCTCACGGGAAGGGCTGATGTTGATGTTCACGTCTACGACCATCACCCAGCGACAGCAGAGGACATCCCCGCGTCAAAACTCATGTATGAGCCAATCGGCGCGGCCTCGACAATGATACTTGAGCAGTTATTACTGAACCGCAAGGAGATTACCCCGGAAGAAGCTACGTTATTCGCCATTGGGATTTATGATGACACGGGCGCGTTCACGTATGAGTCGACAACGGAGCGCGATATTGCGGCGGTGAGCTATTTGCGCGAGCTTGGCGCGGATTTGTCCGGGGTACTTGCTCAGGTTGAGACGGGGATCCCATCGGAGGACAAGAAATTACTTGACACCCTCGCGGAAAACATCCGGGAGATTTATATCAACGGCGCAAAAGTCTGCCTCACTTGGGCTGAAACTGAGACATATGTAACGGGGCTTTCGGTTTTCGTCAACAGGCTGAAGGAATTTTCCGACTCCCACGTAACAATAGCTGTCGTCAAAAATGGAGGCAAGAAGACAAACATCATAGCCCGCAGCGTAGAAGGAGTCCTAAACGTCAAAGAGTTCCTCGCCCCCTACGGCGGAAGCGGACATTACCAGGCAGGAAGCGCGACTCTTGACGCACGTGATACACATGAGCTTTTAGCCGAAATCGAGTCCCGCCTCGCCGGGGAAATCGCTCCGATGATGAAGGTGTCCGACATAATGACATCGCCCGTCATAGCAGTCGGCACTGACGCTAAAGTTGATGAGGCTTACCGCACAATGCTGCGTTTCGGCGTTAAGTCCCTGCCGGTAGTGAGTGAGTCCGGGGAAGTCGCCGGAATGATGACGCGCAAAGACCTCGACAAGGCACACCTTCACGGACTCGACCGGGCTAACATCTCGGACTTCATGACGCAGGGAGTAATCAGCCTTTCAGCAGAGGCTTCTATTGATGAGGCTCACAGGATGATGGCGACATACGGATTCGAGAAAATGCCGGTTCTTGACAAAAACGGGAAAATCGCCGGGGCATTAACGCGGTCTACGCTCCTGCGGGCGTTATACCATTCGGGACAGTTCGCGGGCGAAAACAGCAAGCGCGACTCAGCCGGATTCCTGTGGGTCGAAAATGTTGCGCGATTGATGGAGGACTCGTTCAGCCTAAAGACGCTATCATTATTGCGGCGAGTAGGCACTAAGGCTCATGAGCTGGGAATGAGGGCTTACCTTGTCGGCGGGACTGTGCGCGATATTCTGATGGGCGTGAATAATACGGACATTGATATTTCTGTTGAAGGGGACGCGGAGAAGCTCGTAATGTCGTGGGACGAACCCGGCTGTAAGTCGACTCTTCACGGACGCTACAAGACCGGGACAATAACATTCCCGGACGGCGAGAAGGTAGACGTTGCCACAGCAAGACGCGAATTTTACGAATACGCCGCGGCGACTCCCACTGTGCAAAACAGCTCACTAAAGCAGGACTTGAGCCGCAGAGATTTCACCGTCAACGCAATGTCCATATCCCTCAGCGATGATGACTGGGGTACGCTCACCGACAATTACGGCGGGCGGGCTGACCTCAAAGACAGATTGCTGAAGATTCTCCATAACCTGAGCTTTGTTGAAGACCCGTCGAGAGTCCTGCGGGGCATAAGGTTAGAACAGCGGCTGAATATGCGCTTTGAGGACAACACAATGAGACTCCTAAAGAGTGCTGTGAAGGGTGGACTGCTTGAGCTTCTGTCAACAACAAGAATACGCACAGAGCTTGAGCTTGACGCAAAAGAGTCATGTTTCCGCAAAATCGTAATGCGTATGCAGGAGCTTGGAGTCTGGAACGCATTGTTCACAGGAATGTACGTAAGCCCGGCCGTATATCACCGCCTGCGAATCCTCGAACACTTCATGAAGCAGATGAGCTTTCACGGGATAAACTTCAAGGGAATGGAGTGGATAGTGAAAATGGCGGTAGTGTTCACGGACTCAAAGCCTGATGTGAGATTCTCAGCGATGGACAGAATGAACCTGAGTCCCAGCGAGCGCGAGAACCTCACAAAATGCTTCACACAGTGGCCGAACGTTGAGAAATTCTGCGCGGGCTACAAGACAATCAAGAACTCGGATGCGTATTTGTTCTTCAAAGATTACGGAGCTGTTCCCCTGCTTTACTGGCTGACATGCCTGAAAACACGCGAGGCCCGGCGGCTTGTCGTTGAACATCTCGAATTATGGATAGGGTACAAAGGCCAGCTTACGGGAAAAAATCTTCAGGCTATGGGCTTGAAGGGAAAAGAAATCGGCGAGGCATTAGCGCAGATAAAACTAGCGGTGATTGACCGTGAAATAAAGAGTCTTGAGGACGAAATACAGTACGTGCGGAAAAATATTCTCAGCGTTAAGGATAAATGAACGGCGTATAATGAATATTAATCTTCTTGTCTTTCATTGGCGGGAGATTTTTTTACAGGAGGCTGAAATATGGACATACAATATTTGCTGTGGCTTCAGGAATGGCGAAACGCCACAAACAACGCGCTGACTCCGTTCTTTGAGCAGCTCTCGCTTTTCGGCGTAAGGGATATACTTCTTCTGCCTGCGTTCGTCTACTGGTGCATAAGCAAACGCAGCGGGATGATGATATTCTTCTCGTACAAACTGAGTCAGACATTCAACGCAATCGTGAAACTTACGGCCTGCATATACCGCCCCTGGGTTCGCGACCCTAGAATCATTCCTGCGGGGGACGCGATAAAGACGGCGGGCGGATACTCGTTCCCAAGCGGACACACTATGATGTTCACGCCGATATACGGAGGAATCATAGCTGTAACAAAAAACTGGCTTGTTCGTATCGTCTGCCTTGCGCTGATTCTTGTTACGGCATTTTCGCGTAACTATCTCGGAGTCCATACCCCGCAGGATGTCATTGTAGGGACTCTTCTCGGAGTCTTGTCGATTTACATCGGGCATAAAGTTTTCGCATACTTGGACAGGCACCCGGAGAAGGACATTCATGTGATGATTTTTTCTGCGCTCATGGGAATATTGACGCTAGTATACATAACGTACAAGCCGTATCACGTAGATTACACCGCTGACGGGAAATTGCTCGTTGACCCGGTGGCAATGCAGGTTGACTCCTGGGGCGACGCTGGCGGATTCGCGTCATTCGCTCTTGCGTGGTTCATTGAGTCGCGGTTCGTGAAGTTCAAGCCGACCGGGATAAACGCAAAGGGAATAATTCTCTGCGTCATCGGAATGATTCCGCTTCACTGGCTTATATGGAACATCGGCGGAATAATGGCCGCTTATTTCGGGCCTCACTGGGGAAAACTCGCGGGGAAGAGTTGCATACTTCTCTACATGATAGCGGTATGGCCGATCGTGATAAAACTTTTCTCAGGAAAGAAAGAATAAATTTTCCCACGCTGTAAAACGTTCCCCCTTGTCATTTACAGGCAGGGGGGATTTGTTATAATTACCCGCGAAATTTCACACACACAAAGGAGAGAATCATTTTGGCGGACATAGTAACGTTAGTGATGGAGTCCCGTGAGAAGACGGGCAAGGGCGAAAACGGAAGAATACGCCGGGCGGGTTATGTACCCTGCGTAATGTACGGCCCGGAAATTTCCCCGAACATTATCGGCAAAGTGAACATGCGCGAGATTGAGAGGATACTTGCGGGAAGATGGGAGTCAACGCGCCTTAACGTGAAACTTCCTGACGGCCGCGAGGAACTCTGCATTATCCGCGAGGCTCAGAGGCACCCGCTCACGGATCAGCCGCTTCACATTGACTTCCTGCATCTTGTGAGAGGGCGCAAAATCACGGTTAATATTCCTGTCGAGGTAACTGGGCGCGATGACTCGCAGGGCGTGAAGGACGGCGGAGTTCTTGAGGCGATTCACGAGCTTGAAGTTGAGACTCTGCCCATGAGCATACCTGATGTGATTACGGTTGACGTTTCCGGGCTGAATATTGGCGACGCTATTCACGTTGCGGATCTGAAGCTCCCTGAGAATGTTACGGCACTTGCTGACCCTGAAGAGGTCGTAGCGATCGTAGTAACATCACGCGGAGTCGAGGACGCAGAGCCGGAGACAGAAGAGACAGCTGCGGCTGATGTTGAAGTAGTCGCAAAGGGCAAGGCCGCCAAGGAAGACGCAGAGCAGGAAGAAAAGAAGTAATCAGAAAATGAGACTCATAGCCGGCCTGGGTAATCCGGGAGAACAATACGCTTTCACCCGTCATAACATGGGCTGGCTATGCGCTGACTTTATCGCGGTGAATAACAATCTCGGAAAGCCCCGGCAAAATTTTCACGCTGAGTTCTGGAAATGGAATGACGTTATACTCCTCAAGCCCTTAACATTCATGAACTCAAGCGGAATTTCCGTAAGCGAGGCCGCAAATTTCTACAAGATAGATTTATCCGACATTCTGATAATTTATGATGATATGGCGTTACCGTTCGGGAAATTGAGACTCCGCGCTCAGGGTTCAGCGGGCGGGCATAACGGGCTAATATCAATTCTCGGCGCATTGGGTGATTTGCACGTTCCGAGACTGCGAATCGGAATCGGCAAAGCTCCCTCAAGCATGATAAATTACGTTCTCGGCCATTTTCCCCCTGACGAACGCGAGAAGCTCCCCGAAATTATTTCCCGCGCAGGTGAAGCCGTAACAGCTTGGCTCACTCACGACATACAGCGGGCTATGACAATCGTAAACGCAGGCAATACAGACGCATAAATTCAGACTCTTCACAACAAGTATTCCTGTATAATATTCTCACTAATTCCAATCACACAAAGACAACCGAATAACGGCAGACAGCTTCAAAGAAGGAGGCGTAATTTGCTATGCAGAATCGGCGCGAATCATCAAACGTATTGCTTAACACGGCATTGCAGGAATTTTACGGCGCGGCAGATGAGATGGGACTCAGCGAGCGTTTAATCACAGTGCTGAGTCATTCCGAGCGTATGATGAAAGTATCAATCCCGGTTGAAATGGATGACGGCTCCGTGAATGTCTATGACGGCTACAGGGTGCAGCACTCCACGGCATTAGGGCCGTCAAAAGGAGGCATCCGCTACGATTTGGGCGTTGACATGGACGAATGCGAAGCCCTCGCAATGCTCATGACGTGGAAATGTTCATTGGCCGGGATTCCCTACGGAGGCGGGAAGGGCGGAATATGCTGCGATCCCCTCACTATGTCGAGACGCGAGAAAGAGCAGCTCACACGGACATACGCCGCGAGAATTGAGCCGATATTAGGGCGATGGAGCGATGTCCCTGCGCCCGACATGAACACGGGCGGGCAGGAAATGGTCTGGATTCTCGACACCGTAAGCAAAATGAGAGGCCGTCTTGAGCCTGCTGTGCTGACCGGGAAGCCTGTATCATTCTGGGGCAGTCATGGCCGGAACGAGGCTACCGGGCGCGGAGTCGCTACATGCGGGCTTGAGCTAATGCGCGTTCTTGGCATGAACCCGGACTCAGTTACGGCGGCGGTGCAGGGATTCGGCAATGTAGGAAGCTACACGGCAAAGACTCTCAATGACGCGGGAGTCAGAATTGTCGCAATAAGTGATGTTACAGGCTCGTACTACTCAGCGGGAGGGATTGACATTCACCGGGCTTTTGACGCTGTGAGGAAGCACCCGAAAAAATTGCTTGAAGGGTTCGAGACTTTCGGGAACTGTGAAAAGATTGACGATATTTTGTCGGCTGAATGTGATTTCCTTTTCCCGTGTGCCAGAGACGGAGTAATCAACGCTGAGACAGCCGGGAAAGTGAAAGCGCGCTACATTGTGGAAGGCGCGAACGGCCCGACTACCCCGGAGGCTGAAGAGATTCTGCGGGCTGACGGCGTTATGATACTTCCTGACTTCCTCGCCAATTCCGGCGGTGTCATCGGGTCATATTTCGAGTGGGCGCAGAACTTGCAGGGAGCATTTTGGACGGAGGAAGAGTACAATAACCGACTTGTCCACATCATGAAGGGAAATTTTCGGCGCGTCTGGGACTGGTCAGAGTCAAAGCATATCACTATGAGGCGTGCCGCGGCGATGGCGGCGATTCAGAGGGTCGCGGAAGTCTGCGAAATGCGGGGGACGTTCTTATAGCGTGTGAAAATGAATCCCCTGCTCGGAATTTTGCGGGGGATTCTGATTTTGCTGACGGGATTACAGCTCGAACGATGATTTTTCCGGCAGGACTTTGCCGTATGCGTCAAGAATTTTCACTGAAAGAGTGCGGAAGAGATTCTCATAGACTTCCGCTTCAGCTTCTCCTGCGTCATTGATACATATGATTCCGTGCCTGTGATTGATTATGTCATCGAGGAGTTTGGCGAGGTGCTTGTTGTTTTCGCCGCCCATGCGGGATATATGATAAAGCATAGTGAAGCTAGACCTTCTCGGATAGAATTTCCCGCTCATAATCTGCCAGTATTCTATAAGATAAGGGTTGACATCCGATTTGTCCCGGAATTTGTGGGAAGATGTAGCCTCACAGTAAGCACCGGCTTTTTCCCAGACCTCTGTGAATGTTGACTTGAGGAATGACGTTGCCGTGTGATTGCCGTGAAAGCCCCTGCAGCTGTTCGAGGCCCACCACGCCGGGAGCATGTAAAGAGTTTTCAGCAGTACTGTTCCATATCTGAGACGTAAAAATTTTGTGATGTTTTTCATGAATGACTTTCGGAAATTAAAGTTTTTTGCTATTACAACAAGGTCATTCATAACTATGTGGCCTATACTTTCGGTTACAGCTCCTGAAGGACCGGGGTGAAATCCGGCGCACTCGCACGGAAGCCCGTCAACAAAAAAATCCTCCGGCCTGACAGGGGCATTAAGGAATACATCATCATTGAAGTACACAAATTTTTCCGACAGCCCTTCTATTCTGTGCATATTAAGCTCTATCGGGTGTGAGCTGAATGTTGGAAGCCATTTATGCGGAATATAGTCCTCATGTTTCACAAAATGCAGTTTCGGGTAATTCAGGTTGAGCCATTCAGGAACCTGCCCGCACGTGATGAAGTGAATCTTTCTGACCCACGGCGCGTATTTCTCCACTGCCCGGAACCAGTACGGAAGAAGCCCCCAGTCCCGGTAGCGTCCCGCAGTCGCCTTTATGGAGGCTTTGCCCTCGTCCCCTCTGTATAACGCTCTTTGTTTCTGCCATTCCGGGTCTGAGCCGTCAACCCACGGAATCACAAAATCAATATCAGACTGCATAACGGATAATCATCTGCCTTTCTTATGGATAACGCAATTATAGCAGAGTGTCAGCAAACTTGACGCGGAATAACATGCGCTGTAAAATACCCTTTGTGCTGAAACACCAGTGCTAATTGCCGGGCTGGTGGAATGGTAGACACACGGGACTTAAAATCCCGAGGGCGTAAAGTCCGTGAGAGTTCGAGTCTCTCGTCCGGCACCATCAAAAGCACATTGACACCGCGGGGTGGAGCAGTTTGGAAGCTCGTCGGGCTCATAACCCGAAGGTCAAAGGTTCAAATCCTTTCCCCGCCACCATTCTTTTATTCATGGCGGTATAGCTCAGTTGGCTAGAGCACGCGGTTCATACCCGCGTTGTCCCCGGTTCGAATCCAGGTGCCGCTACCATTAAGGTAATTAAAATAAAATTGATAGAATAAAATAAACTCGCTAGCAAGCGGGTTTTTGTGTTATTTATAGGGTGAAAAATAATGATAAAAAACGCTATAAG from Synergistaceae bacterium includes:
- a CDS encoding site-specific DNA-methyltransferase, whose amino-acid sequence is MIIIVDGEIFCYIIPLPHMKREAAMYVIDEVKNSFICGDALQEMKNFPDECFDLAVTSPPYNLKNSTGNGMKNGTGGKWAGAALVNGYATYDDNMPYDKYCEWQRNCLAEMMRLIKPDGAIFYNHKWRVQGGLIQDRREIISDFPVRQIIIWKRKGGINFNPGYFLPTYEVIYMIAKPGFRLADKANRLGDVWEFPQEMKNKHPAPFPVALIERIISSTNAKIILDPFMGSGTTAVAAKNLGRDFVGIEISSEYCEMSKERLALCQTSENTQSQQLLLL
- a CDS encoding MvaI/BcnI restriction endonuclease family protein yields the protein MSNIRKYTKSTIIAALKEIRSRGWLKSRRNVHNDGAIGNTLEDLLGITENNLPLPNAAEWELKTQRRNTTALLTLFHLEPSPRALHIADYLLENFGWPHKLAGTKYPEGEKSFRQTLSYRNPTSRGFFVDIDADNQRVIVSFNPSSIGGELSDWRGSLPQYDKDYVPYWGFNDLYHKAGVKLGNCFYVIADVKEDGGEYFYRYSDIMQLQGFSLDNFLRGITEGNILIDFDARTGHNHGTKFRIRQNAIPSLYNIVRDI
- a CDS encoding CBS domain-containing protein; translation: MQLITSHLNTDFDSLASMIAIQKLYPEAVICPPGSFSRKVRDFMAKQGLPFASRLTKPKKIPLDEVTLMVVVDTRARSRIGPFAALTGRADVDVHVYDHHPATAEDIPASKLMYEPIGAASTMILEQLLLNRKEITPEEATLFAIGIYDDTGAFTYESTTERDIAAVSYLRELGADLSGVLAQVETGIPSEDKKLLDTLAENIREIYINGAKVCLTWAETETYVTGLSVFVNRLKEFSDSHVTIAVVKNGGKKTNIIARSVEGVLNVKEFLAPYGGSGHYQAGSATLDARDTHELLAEIESRLAGEIAPMMKVSDIMTSPVIAVGTDAKVDEAYRTMLRFGVKSLPVVSESGEVAGMMTRKDLDKAHLHGLDRANISDFMTQGVISLSAEASIDEAHRMMATYGFEKMPVLDKNGKIAGALTRSTLLRALYHSGQFAGENSKRDSAGFLWVENVARLMEDSFSLKTLSLLRRVGTKAHELGMRAYLVGGTVRDILMGVNNTDIDISVEGDAEKLVMSWDEPGCKSTLHGRYKTGTITFPDGEKVDVATARREFYEYAAATPTVQNSSLKQDLSRRDFTVNAMSISLSDDDWGTLTDNYGGRADLKDRLLKILHNLSFVEDPSRVLRGIRLEQRLNMRFEDNTMRLLKSAVKGGLLELLSTTRIRTELELDAKESCFRKIVMRMQELGVWNALFTGMYVSPAVYHRLRILEHFMKQMSFHGINFKGMEWIVKMAVVFTDSKPDVRFSAMDRMNLSPSERENLTKCFTQWPNVEKFCAGYKTIKNSDAYLFFKDYGAVPLLYWLTCLKTREARRLVVEHLELWIGYKGQLTGKNLQAMGLKGKEIGEALAQIKLAVIDREIKSLEDEIQYVRKNILSVKDK
- a CDS encoding phosphatase PAP2 family protein; translation: MDIQYLLWLQEWRNATNNALTPFFEQLSLFGVRDILLLPAFVYWCISKRSGMMIFFSYKLSQTFNAIVKLTACIYRPWVRDPRIIPAGDAIKTAGGYSFPSGHTMMFTPIYGGIIAVTKNWLVRIVCLALILVTAFSRNYLGVHTPQDVIVGTLLGVLSIYIGHKVFAYLDRHPEKDIHVMIFSALMGILTLVYITYKPYHVDYTADGKLLVDPVAMQVDSWGDAGGFASFALAWFIESRFVKFKPTGINAKGIILCVIGMIPLHWLIWNIGGIMAAYFGPHWGKLAGKSCILLYMIAVWPIVIKLFSGKKE
- a CDS encoding 50S ribosomal protein L25, which codes for MADIVTLVMESREKTGKGENGRIRRAGYVPCVMYGPEISPNIIGKVNMREIERILAGRWESTRLNVKLPDGREELCIIREAQRHPLTDQPLHIDFLHLVRGRKITVNIPVEVTGRDDSQGVKDGGVLEAIHELEVETLPMSIPDVITVDVSGLNIGDAIHVADLKLPENVTALADPEEVVAIVVTSRGVEDAEPETEETAAADVEVVAKGKAAKEDAEQEEKK
- a CDS encoding aminoacyl-tRNA hydrolase; this translates as MRLIAGLGNPGEQYAFTRHNMGWLCADFIAVNNNLGKPRQNFHAEFWKWNDVILLKPLTFMNSSGISVSEAANFYKIDLSDILIIYDDMALPFGKLRLRAQGSAGGHNGLISILGALGDLHVPRLRIGIGKAPSSMINYVLGHFPPDEREKLPEIISRAGEAVTAWLTHDIQRAMTIVNAGNTDA
- a CDS encoding Glu/Leu/Phe/Val dehydrogenase; translated protein: MQNRRESSNVLLNTALQEFYGAADEMGLSERLITVLSHSERMMKVSIPVEMDDGSVNVYDGYRVQHSTALGPSKGGIRYDLGVDMDECEALAMLMTWKCSLAGIPYGGGKGGICCDPLTMSRREKEQLTRTYAARIEPILGRWSDVPAPDMNTGGQEMVWILDTVSKMRGRLEPAVLTGKPVSFWGSHGRNEATGRGVATCGLELMRVLGMNPDSVTAAVQGFGNVGSYTAKTLNDAGVRIVAISDVTGSYYSAGGIDIHRAFDAVRKHPKKLLEGFETFGNCEKIDDILSAECDFLFPCARDGVINAETAGKVKARYIVEGANGPTTPEAEEILRADGVMILPDFLANSGGVIGSYFEWAQNLQGAFWTEEEYNNRLVHIMKGNFRRVWDWSESKHITMRRAAAMAAIQRVAEVCEMRGTFL
- a CDS encoding Stealth CR1 domain-containing protein, translated to MQSDIDFVIPWVDGSDPEWQKQRALYRGDEGKASIKATAGRYRDWGLLPYWFRAVEKYAPWVRKIHFITCGQVPEWLNLNYPKLHFVKHEDYIPHKWLPTFSSHPIELNMHRIEGLSEKFVYFNDDVFLNAPVRPEDFFVDGLPCECAGFHPGPSGAVTESIGHIVMNDLVVIAKNFNFRKSFMKNITKFLRLRYGTVLLKTLYMLPAWWASNSCRGFHGNHTATSFLKSTFTEVWEKAGAYCEATSSHKFRDKSDVNPYLIEYWQIMSGKFYPRRSSFTMLYHISRMGGENNKHLAKLLDDIINHRHGIICINDAGEAEAEVYENLFRTLSVKILDAYGKVLPEKSSFEL